One genomic window of Pigmentiphaga litoralis includes the following:
- the lolA gene encoding outer membrane lipoprotein chaperone LolA yields the protein MRFPALRKAALPLLVSALMLPAGAWAATAAEQLRAFVSGTQSATGSFTQTTKATTGQGAPNQSGTFSFQRPGKFKWQVVKPYEQLIVSDGKQLYQYDPDLMQVTVRAVGEAIGSSPASILFGSGSLEQSFNVAPMPAKEGVEWLRATPKSPDAGFSRVDIGFRDGLPAQLELLDAFGQTTQVTFANMVRNPAVSADSFRFVAPKGVDVVQMNQQPGQAAPR from the coding sequence ATGCGGTTTCCGGCGCTGCGCAAGGCCGCGCTGCCCCTGCTGGTCAGCGCCCTGATGCTGCCCGCCGGCGCGTGGGCGGCCACCGCCGCCGAGCAGTTGCGCGCGTTTGTCAGCGGCACCCAGTCGGCCACCGGCAGCTTTACCCAGACCACCAAGGCCACGACGGGGCAGGGCGCGCCCAACCAGTCCGGCACGTTTTCCTTCCAGCGGCCGGGCAAGTTCAAGTGGCAGGTCGTGAAGCCCTACGAGCAGTTGATCGTCTCGGATGGCAAGCAGTTGTATCAGTATGACCCCGACCTGATGCAGGTCACCGTGCGCGCCGTGGGTGAGGCGATCGGATCGTCACCGGCTTCCATCCTGTTCGGATCGGGTTCGCTGGAACAATCCTTCAACGTCGCCCCGATGCCCGCGAAAGAGGGCGTCGAATGGCTGCGCGCCACCCCCAAGTCGCCCGACGCCGGGTTTTCGCGCGTCGACATCGGTTTTCGTGATGGCTTGCCCGCCCAGCTTGAACTGCTTGACGCCTTCGGCCAGACCACCCAGGTGACGTTCGCCAACATGGTCCGCAACCCGGCCGTGTCCGCCGACAGCTTCCGCTTCGTGGCGCCCAAGGGCGTGGATGTGGTCCAGATGAATCAGCAGCCCGGGCAAGCTGCGCCGCGTTGA
- a CDS encoding replication-associated recombination protein A, giving the protein MADLFDAAPTAPLAEALRPSTLDEVIGQSHLIGPGKPLRLAFESGKPHSMILWGPPGVGKTTLARLTATAFGYEFIALSAVFSGVKEIRASMERAEHNLALGKKTILFVDEIHRFNKSQQDGLLPFVESGLVTFIGATTENPSFEVNSALLSRAQVYVLQVLTDDELRLLVQRAQDKVLTHLKLEDAAIDTLVGYADGDARRLLNLVEQTDTAARAAGVDLVTPDFLQNALTLNARRFDKGGDNFYDQISALHKSVRGSHPDAALYWLTRMLDGGADAKYLSRRIVRMAWEDIGLADPRAMQIANDAASTFERLGSPEGELALAQAVIYLSIAPKSNAGYMAYNQARASIKKDKSREVPVHLRNAPTKLMKELGYGHEYRYAHDEPEAYAAGETYLPEGMPEPGWYQPVPRGLELKIADKLARLRQMDEDAGDD; this is encoded by the coding sequence ATGGCTGACCTGTTCGACGCCGCGCCCACCGCGCCCCTGGCCGAAGCGCTTCGGCCTTCCACCCTGGACGAGGTGATCGGGCAGTCGCACCTGATCGGCCCGGGCAAGCCCCTGCGGCTGGCCTTTGAATCCGGCAAGCCGCATTCGATGATCCTGTGGGGCCCGCCCGGCGTCGGCAAGACCACGCTGGCGCGCCTGACCGCCACCGCCTTCGGCTACGAATTCATCGCCTTGTCGGCCGTGTTTTCCGGCGTGAAGGAAATCCGCGCGTCCATGGAACGGGCCGAGCACAACCTCGCGCTCGGCAAAAAGACCATCCTGTTCGTTGACGAAATCCACCGCTTCAACAAAAGCCAGCAGGACGGCCTGCTGCCCTTTGTCGAATCCGGCCTCGTCACCTTCATTGGCGCGACCACCGAAAACCCATCCTTCGAAGTCAACTCGGCCTTGCTGTCTCGCGCGCAGGTGTACGTGCTGCAGGTGCTGACCGACGACGAACTGCGCCTGCTCGTGCAGCGCGCGCAAGACAAGGTGTTGACGCACCTGAAGCTGGAAGACGCTGCCATCGACACGCTGGTCGGCTATGCCGACGGGGATGCCCGTCGCCTGCTGAACCTGGTCGAACAGACCGATACCGCAGCCCGGGCGGCCGGCGTCGATCTGGTCACCCCGGACTTCCTGCAGAACGCGCTGACCCTGAACGCCCGCCGCTTCGACAAGGGGGGCGACAACTTCTACGACCAGATCTCGGCCCTGCACAAGTCCGTACGCGGCTCGCATCCCGATGCCGCCTTGTACTGGCTGACCCGCATGCTGGACGGCGGCGCCGACGCCAAGTATTTGTCCCGCCGCATCGTGCGGATGGCGTGGGAAGACATCGGCCTGGCCGACCCGCGCGCCATGCAGATCGCCAATGACGCCGCGTCCACCTTCGAGCGGCTCGGCTCGCCCGAAGGCGAATTGGCCCTGGCCCAGGCCGTGATCTACCTGTCGATCGCGCCCAAGAGCAACGCCGGCTACATGGCCTACAACCAGGCCCGCGCCTCCATCAAGAAAGACAAGTCGCGCGAAGTGCCCGTGCACCTGCGCAACGCGCCGACCAAGTTGATGAAGGAACTGGGGTATGGGCACGAGTACCGGTATGCGCACGACGAGCCCGAAGCGTATGCAGCGGGGGAGACGTACTTGCCGGAAGGCATGCCGGAACCGGGGTGGTATCAGCCGGTGCCTAGAGGCTTGGAACTGAAGATTGCGGACAAGCTGGCGCGGTTGCGGCAGATGGATGAGGACGCGGGCGACGATTGA